One stretch of Chloroflexota bacterium DNA includes these proteins:
- a CDS encoding YceI family protein — MRRFFALIFIVALIFGVAACGGDDPAEPEPTAAPATEAPAATAEPAATSAPEQKDSSAAANVVFTIDPARSTVRYLIREQLANLTSPNDAIGETMDVTGTIVLDAEGNVVSEESQIVVGLAGLTSDSSRRDSYVKRNTLQTDQYPNATFVVREIQGLPWPLPTSGEVTVQMVGDFTIREQTSEVTWETVIQAGAPESTGTAKTTITFEQFGLTKPRVAVVVSVVDEIRLEIDFTVVREK; from the coding sequence ATGCGGAGATTCTTTGCACTCATATTCATTGTCGCTCTAATTTTCGGTGTTGCGGCATGCGGCGGTGACGATCCGGCAGAACCGGAACCTACGGCAGCGCCCGCGACTGAAGCTCCTGCTGCGACGGCTGAGCCGGCGGCAACCTCGGCGCCGGAGCAGAAGGATAGTAGCGCTGCCGCCAATGTAGTCTTTACGATCGATCCGGCGCGCTCCACTGTCCGCTATCTCATTAGGGAACAGCTCGCCAATTTGACCTCGCCCAATGACGCCATCGGCGAGACCATGGACGTTACCGGCACAATTGTGCTGGATGCGGAAGGCAACGTGGTGAGTGAAGAATCGCAGATCGTCGTCGGCCTGGCCGGTCTGACCAGTGACTCCAGCCGGCGCGATAGCTACGTCAAGCGCAACACTCTGCAGACGGACCAGTATCCCAATGCTACGTTCGTCGTGAGAGAGATTCAGGGACTGCCGTGGCCGCTGCCGACCTCCGGCGAGGTGACGGTGCAGATGGTCGGCGACTTCACGATCCGGGAACAGACCAGCGAGGTGACCTGGGAGACGGTCATCCAAGCCGGCGCTCCCGAGTCGACAGGCACCGCCAAGACGACGATTACCTTTGAGCAATTCGGCTTGACCAAGCCGCGCGTGGCTGTGGTTGTCAGTGTGGTGGACGAGATCCGGCTGGAGATTGACTTCACCGTCGTGCGAGAAAAGTAA
- a CDS encoding Gfo/Idh/MocA family oxidoreductase gives MITLGVIGCGNMARNHMQNAVVMDGVRLHGYADVFPDAAKGFLNEFGGAYATADVNEVLADDAIDAVLISTHHDTHVTLGLAAAQAGKHILMEKPMSMTVPQCDAVVEAVEKAGVRLMTGFKLRFAPLIQETKRLVPEPFLLVGQMMCNRWPDTLWAVDPVKGGGNILSQGCHTFDLVCYLAGSEPVEVFAVGGNYTHENKTYPDNLAGVIRFASGAAASVVQGDAADSTAVSKFFFEVFDNGTSVQLYDRLHRATVSGSKVGDPGERHAPEDADPEGLQQELTEFVHGLHTGEPWHIGADHHAGRRATALAHAFFRSIETGQPQSLTL, from the coding sequence ATGATTACGCTGGGTGTGATTGGTTGCGGCAACATGGCGCGAAACCACATGCAAAATGCGGTGGTCATGGATGGTGTCCGGCTGCACGGATATGCTGATGTTTTCCCGGATGCCGCCAAGGGGTTTCTCAATGAGTTTGGCGGCGCTTACGCTACGGCGGACGTAAACGAGGTGCTGGCAGACGACGCCATTGACGCCGTGCTCATTTCGACGCACCACGACACCCACGTGACCCTCGGTTTGGCCGCGGCGCAAGCGGGCAAGCACATCCTCATGGAAAAACCCATGTCCATGACGGTGCCGCAATGCGACGCGGTGGTGGAGGCCGTGGAAAAGGCCGGTGTCCGCCTGATGACCGGCTTCAAGCTGCGCTTCGCGCCGCTCATCCAAGAGACCAAACGGCTGGTGCCGGAACCGTTCCTGCTCGTGGGGCAGATGATGTGCAACCGCTGGCCCGATACGCTCTGGGCGGTCGATCCGGTTAAGGGCGGCGGCAACATCCTTTCTCAGGGCTGCCATACGTTCGACCTGGTCTGCTATCTGGCCGGTTCTGAGCCGGTGGAGGTCTTCGCCGTCGGCGGCAACTACACCCACGAGAACAAGACCTACCCCGACAACCTGGCCGGTGTCATTCGTTTCGCGAGTGGTGCGGCGGCGAGTGTCGTCCAAGGCGACGCGGCCGATTCGACTGCGGTCTCCAAGTTCTTCTTCGAGGTCTTCGACAACGGCACGAGCGTACAACTCTACGACCGCTTGCATCGCGCGACGGTTTCCGGCTCAAAAGTAGGGGACCCCGGCGAACGCCACGCCCCTGAGGATGCCGACCCGGAGGGACTGCAGCAAGAACTTACCGAATTCGTCCACGGCTTGCATACCGGCGAGCCCTGGCACATCGGCGCCGATCACCACGCGGGCAGACGCGCCACGGCCCTGGCGCATGCGTTCTTTCGGTCGATTGAGACCGGGCAGCCGCAGTCGCTTACGCTGTAA
- a CDS encoding amidohydrolase family protein gives MPIDFHQHIMVPTDYDAGNPRIGEHVVAHIEAHGGGKAVVLPLAKGNSTAMAKEKWGVEQTAMRTDYALQAYDRFPDTIIPFCHVDPLRPDALDEIRRFHELGCMGFGEHKVRLPVDHPDSLDIYELCGKLGWVVLLHFEYRNYNYNFEVFDQVLESFPDTVFVAHAQAWWANVSAEVPRDWRAEGYTSYPPGPVVRGGLSDQWLSKYPNLYGDMSAGSGLNAISRDPEFGAEFVNRHWKQLLWATDCHCLDGKGNWEGMGSRPCFASQTLPLLKEYCDSDEKYHAITQGNAERVLGL, from the coding sequence ATGCCGATTGATTTTCATCAACACATCATGGTGCCGACGGACTACGACGCCGGCAACCCGCGCATTGGCGAGCACGTGGTGGCGCACATCGAGGCTCACGGCGGCGGCAAGGCGGTGGTGCTGCCGCTGGCCAAGGGCAACAGCACGGCCATGGCCAAGGAGAAGTGGGGCGTGGAGCAGACGGCCATGCGCACCGACTACGCGCTGCAGGCCTACGATCGTTTTCCCGATACCATCATTCCCTTCTGCCACGTAGACCCCCTGCGGCCCGACGCTTTGGATGAAATCCGAAGGTTCCATGAACTGGGCTGTATGGGCTTTGGCGAACACAAGGTGCGGCTGCCGGTAGACCACCCGGACAGCCTGGACATCTACGAGCTTTGCGGCAAGCTGGGCTGGGTGGTGCTCCTCCACTTCGAGTACCGCAACTACAACTATAACTTCGAGGTCTTCGACCAGGTGCTGGAGTCGTTTCCCGATACGGTATTTGTAGCCCACGCTCAGGCGTGGTGGGCGAACGTGAGCGCCGAAGTGCCCCGCGACTGGCGCGCCGAGGGCTATACCAGCTATCCGCCGGGTCCCGTGGTGCGCGGCGGCCTGAGCGACCAATGGCTGTCCAAGTACCCGAACCTCTATGGGGACATGTCAGCCGGTTCCGGCCTCAATGCGATTTCCCGTGACCCGGAGTTCGGCGCAGAGTTCGTGAACCGCCACTGGAAGCAACTGCTCTGGGCCACGGACTGCCACTGCCTGGACGGCAAGGGCAACTGGGAAGGTATGGGTTCCCGACCTTGCTTCGCCTCGCAGACGCTGCCGCTGCTGAAAGAGTATTGCGACTCGGACGAGAAGTACCACGCGATCACGCAAGGCAACGCCGAGCGCGTGCTGGGACTCTAG